Genomic DNA from Vreelandella subglaciescola:
GCGTTCGTAGTCGAGACCGCTCATGAGTACGCGGGCACCACCGCCCACGCCACCGAGGACGTTTTCTTTCGGTACTTTGCAGTCTTGGAATACCAGCTCACAGGTGTTGGAGCCACGCATGCCGAGTTTGTCCAGTTTCTGATGCTGACTGAAACCTTCGGAACCCCGCTCTACGATGAAGGCGGTGATGCCTTTGGAGCCGGCATGTATGTCGGTTTTGGCGTAGATAACGTAGACGTTGGCGTCGGGGCCGTTGGTGATCCACATTTTGTTGCCGTTGAGCACGTAGTGGTCACCGGCGTCTTTGGCGCTGAGCTTCATCGAGATAACGTCGGAACCGGCGTTGGGCTCGGACATGGCCAGGGCACCAACGTGTTCGCCGCTAACGAGCTTGGGCAGATAGGCCTGCTTTTGTTCTTCGGTGCCGTTGCGGTGAATCTGGTTAATGCAGAGGTTGGAGTGGGCGCCGTACGAAAGCCCAACAGAGGCAGAGGCGCGACTAATCTCTTCAACGGCGATAACGTGAGCCATATAGCCCATGCCTGAGCCGCCGTAGGCTTCATCCACGGTAATACCAAGCAAGCCCATATCGCCGAGCTTCTCCCACAGGTCGGCCGGGAATTCATTGGCGCGGTCGATATCTTCGGCGCGCGGGGCGATCTCGGTGGCGGAAAAGTTATTAACCTGCTCACGCAGTATGTCAAGTGTTTCGCCAAGGCCGAAATTGAGCTCCGAATACGATGATTTCATGTTTTCTCGCCTTTTGATTTAACGGGGGTAAATGTCAAAGCTACGACAGAGTCATTTGTCAGGCGCGCCGCCAGCTGGCACCTGCTAAGGTTTTTCTTCTGCACGTCATGGGGGTGCTTTCCGGCAGCATGTCGATGCCAAGTCAATTTCCACCTTAACCTTATCGATACTCTTTTTATCCCGCCTTATTCACCGGGCTGAGACAGAAAAGAAGATGGCGAGCAGTTTCTCTTGTAGAATCAATATGTTCCTAACCGAACTTGACTCAAGAGGACCACTCGCCATGGGTGAAAGCCTATCCCCCTGGACCCCGTCATGCAACGGGTCCATCCGCGTCGAGCTCAGCGGCCATCGCACCACCAGCGACAGCGGTGCTTTGCTGTTGCGTGAAGCCCTCGACAACAGCGGCATGATCGATGCGCTGGACGACCATCTGGTCGATCATCGCGACCCGGATCGCGTCCGCCACTCGTTAGCCAGCCAGCTGCGTACCCTGGTGCTGCAGCGTTCGATGGGCTGGATCGACCTCAGCGATACCGACACGCTCCGCCGTGACCCGCTCTGGCAGCTAGCCTGCAGTGATGCCCGCGGGACAACGCCGTTGGCTCAGGACCGGCCATCTCAAGCGACGCTGTCGCGGCTGCTGACGTGCCTGGGCCGCGACGACAATATCGATACCGTGCATGAGGGCCTGCTGCGGCTGGCGGTCTGGCGACTGACCTCGCTGGACGGCGGCGAACGCCCCGAGCATCTGACGCTGGACATCGACGGCTTGCCGATCGACGTCCACGGCCACCAGGGCGGTTCGGCGTTTCATGGACTTTACGGGGCCAGAATCTACTCGCCTTTGGTGGCCTCGCTGGCAGAGACCGGCGACATGGTGGGCGGTCTGCTGCGTGAAGGTAACGCCGGCCCAGCCGAGAATGCCGATACCTGGATCCCACATCTGGTGCGGCGACTCAACGAGAGCACCGGGGCCAAGGTCAAGGTACGCATCGACGCGGGTTTCACCGACAACGACACGCTTGAGGCGCTGGAAGATCGCGACATCGAGTATCTGGGCCGGTTGCGCAGTCATACGGGCCTGCAGACACTGGCAGCGCCACATCTGAAGCGGCCACGCGGCCGGCCCCCCGAGCAACCTCGGGAATGGTGCCATGACCTGGCGTACCAAGCCGGTACCTGGCCGGCGCCGCGGCGCGTGGTGCTGGTGGTACAAGAGCGGCCCGATGATCTGCTGCTGCATGCCTTCTTTTTGGTCACCAACCTCGGCAAGTTCAACTGGCCGCCGGAAAAGGTCCTGGCGCTTTATCGCAAGCGCGGCAGCGCCGAAGCCCACATGGGCGAGGTGAAGTCGGCGCTCGACCTGCATCTCTCCTCGACTGATCGCGGTGTCTCCACCGTCCAGGACGTCATGGCCCGCAACGAGGTAAACCTGCTGCTGACTCTCTGCGCTTATCAGGTGCTACACGGGCTGCGTTGCCTGTTGGAACGACAGACCCGGCAGGGCTGGAGCCTGAAGCGGATGCGCGAGCAGGTGCTTAAGGTGGCCGCCACGCTGACAGTGCACGCCCGGCGCATCACCGTGCACCTCGGCGATGCCGCCGATAAATGGTGGCCATCTTTACTGAAAGGGTTGCCGCGGCTGACGGCATTGACCTGACACGTCGCATTACTCAGCCTTTTCCAGCAGACAAAACGGCCACTATGGAGGCCGACGACCACGGCTGCGCCGACACTCGAAACCAATGAACTTCAGTTATAAACATCACGTCATTGATACGATAAAGCTATGCGCTAATCGGCTACGCAACGACCGTATGACATAAAAGTCGGTCGGTACCGGTCATCACGGGACGTAAAACGCTCGTTCGGCGTCCTGATGAATAAGGCGGGGCGACGTGTCAGGTCAATGCCGTCAGCCGCGGCAACCCTTTCAGTAAAGATGGCCACCATTTATCGGCGGCATCGCCGAGGTGCACGGTGATGCGCCGGGCGTGCACTGTCAGCGTGGCGGCCACCTTAAGCACCTGCTCGCGCATCCGCTTCAGGCTCCAGCCCTGCCGGGTCTGTCGTTCCAACAGGCAACGCAGCCCGTGTAGCACCTGATAAGCGCAGAGAGTCAGCAGCAGGTTTACCTCGTTGCGGGCCATGACGTCCTGGACGGTGGAGACACCGCGATCAGTCGAGGAGAGATGCAGGTCGAGCGCCGACTTCACCTCGCCCATGTGGGCTTCGGCGCTGCCGCGCTTGCGATAAAGCGCCAGGACCTTTTCCGGCGGCCAGTTGAACTTGCCGAGGTTGGTGACCAAAAAGAAGGCATGCAGCAGCAGATCATCGGGCCGCTCTTGTACCACCAGCACCACGCGCCGCGGCGCCGGCCAGGTACCGGCTTGGTACGCCAGGTCATGGCACCATTCCCGAGGTTGCTCGGGGGGCCGGCCGCGTGGCCGCTTCAGATGTGGCGCTGCCAGTGTCTGCAGGCCCGTATGACTGCGCAACCGGCCCAGATACTCGATGTCGCGATCTTCCAGCGCCTCAAGCGTGTCGTTGTCGGTGAAACCCGCGTCGATGCGTACCTTGACCTTGGCCCCGGTGCTCTCGTTGAGTCGCCGCACCAGATGTGGGATCCAGGTATCGGCATTCTCGGCTGGGCCGGCGTTACCTTCACGCAGCAGACCGCCCACCATGTCGCCGGTCTCTGCCAGCGAGGCCACCAAAGGCGAGTAGATTCTGGCCCCGTAAAGTCCATGAAACGCCGAACCGCCCTGGTGGCCGTGGACGTCGATCGGCAAGCCGTCGATGTCCAGCGTCAGATGCTCGGGGCGTTCGCCGCCGTCCAGCGAGGTCAGTCGCCAGACCGCCAGCCGCAGCAGGCCCTCATGCACGGTATCGATATTGTCGTCGCGGCCCAGGCACGTCAGCAGCCGCGACAGCGTCGCTTGAGATGGCCGGTCCTGAGCCAACGGCGTTGTCCCGCGGGCATCACTGCAGGCTAGCTGCCAGAGCGGGTCACGGCGGAGCGTGTCGGTATCGCTGAGGTCGATCCAGCCCATCGAACGCTGCAGCACCAGGGTACGCAGCTGGCTGGCTAACGAGTGGCGGACGCGATCCGGGTCGCGATGATCGACCAGATGGTCGTCCAGCGCATCGATCATGCCGCTGTTGTCGAGGGCTTCACGCAACAGCAAAGCACCGCTGTCGCTGGTGGTGCGATGGCCGCTGAGCTCGACGCGGATGGACCCGTTGCATGACGGGGTCCAGGGGGATAGGCTTTCACCCATGGCGAGTGGTCCTCTTGAGTCAAGTTCGGTTAGGAACATATTGATTCTACAAGAGAAACTGCTCGCCATCTTCTTTTCTGTCTCAGCCCGGTGAATAAGGCGGGGTCGCATTACTCAGCCTTTTCCAGCAGACAAAACGGCCACTATGGAGGCCGACGACCACGGCTGCGCCGTCACTCGAAACCAATGAACTTCAGTTATAAATATCACGGCATTGATACGATAAAGCTATGTGCTAATCGGCTACTCAGCGACCGTATGACATAAAAGCCGGTCGGTCCCGGTCACCACGGGACGTAAAACGCTCGTTCGGCGTCCTGATGAATAAGGCGGGATAAAAGTCGGTCGGTACCGGTCACCACTGGACATAAAACGTCGAAGAGCCAAAAATTATCTGATAATCAGCTTGAAAAATTTCGCGAGGCGACACAGCCTGCGTATGATAAATGGTCTGAAAAGGTTGGTTATGATCTTGTAAGAACTTTTGAAGATGCGATAGAGAGCGCTTCAAATGAAGAATAAAAGCCTCGATGCAAGTTGCAGAAATGGTTTTAGCTTATGAAATCGATCTGGCAGTACTTGGAAGAAACAGTCTGCGTGGCTGTTTTTTTGTGCATGACATTGCTGGGGTTCGTCAATGTTATGGTGCGTAATCTTACCAGCTACTCACTAGCTTCAACCCAAGAGCTAGTTATCAATGGAATGGTCTTGGCCGCAGAAACTGAGTGCAACACCTGACCATTCCGCTAAGGTGTTGCCCCTATGTCCTACGTCGAACTTAGCATCGAAGAGCGTGCCACTATCCAGGTCAGCCGTGCTCAAGGCATGAGCCTCCGACACGTCGCCCGCGTCTTGAACCGATCCCCCTCAACGGTCTGTCGCGAGATCCGGCGCAACCGAACATCTCCGGGCCGCTACTGTGCTCGCCGTGCCCAGAAATACCGGCAGAGTCGGCGTATTCCGTGCCGCCCTTGGCGCAAACTACCACTAGGCAGCGAACGCTTTGATCTTGTTGTCCACCTACTGCGTCAACGGTTGTCTCCCGAACAAATTGCCGGCAAGCTCAAGGACATGGATATACCTAGCCTTCGAGATGCCTACGTCTGCCGCGAAACGATCTATAGCGCCATCTATGCGCTACCTGTTGGCCAATTGCGCAAGGAACTGATCCATTGCCTGCGCCAAGGGAAAGCAACACGCAAGCCGCGTCGCGGCGACGTTGATCGACGTAGTCAGATTCCCGATATGGTTAGTATCCACCTGCGCCCGCCAGAGGTCGAAAAGCGTGAAATGCCTGGTCACTGGGAAGGTGACCTGATTAAGGGCAAGAACAACGGATCAGCGGTCGGCACCCTGGTGGAACTCAGCAGTGGCTATCTGATTCTGGCCAAAATGATCGATGCGACCGCCACCTCAGCGGTTGAGGGCTTCAGTGCGGCATTAAATCAAATGCCTCGGGCGGCCCGGAAGAGCATGACCTATGACCAGGGCCGGGAAATGACTCGGCACGCGGAGATCACTCAGAACTCGGGGGTTGCCATCTACTTCTGCGATCCGCACAGCCCATGGCAGCGAGGGAGTAACGAGAACATCAATGGCCTGATTCGCCAGTATCTTCCAAAGGGAACCGACCTATCGGGCCATAGCCAAGAGGAGCTGGACGCCATCGCGTTCGAGCTCAATATGCGGCCCCGGAAACGCTTCGACTTCAGGTGTCCCATCGAGAAAATGGGCGAACTGATGGCGAAGTATCACGAAGGCCCATCGTCAATCCAATGAGCGTGTTGCACTCAGAGCCTGCATCCGCCCATTTTTAGAAGCTTTTTGGGGGTTGCTCACACCGGTGGTGATTCTCGGCGGCATTTATGGAGGGCTATTCACCCCGACTGAAGCTGCCATTGTTGCGACTGTTTATGCCATGTTTACCGGCTTCTTTATTTATCGCACGTTAAATTTAAAATCTCTTTTTATTTGCGTAGCTGCATCAGCACGATCCTCTTCAGTCGTTATGCTAGTCGTTGCTTTTGCCAGTTTGTTTGGATGGGTTGTCGTAACGGACGGGCTGGTTAGCGATTACTCAGGCGCTTTGTTAAGTGTTAGTGGCAGTGACTGGGTGGTAGTGCTGGTGATGATGCTCATTCTTTTGCTGGCCGGTATGTTTATGGATGCCATCACTATTATGTTTATCACTTTACCAATTTTCCTCCCTGTGGTTGACAGTATAGGTCTTGACACCACCTGGTTTGGGGTTGCGCTGATCCCGCCTTATTCATCAGGACGCCGAACGAGCGTTTTACGTCCCGTGGTGACCGGGACCGACCGGCTTTTATGTCATACGGTCGCTGAGTAGCCGATTAGCACATAGCTTTATCGTATCAATGCCGTGATATTTATAACTGAAGTTCATTGGTTTCGAGTGACGGCGCAGCCGTGGTCGTCGGCCTCCATAGTGGCCGTTTTGTCTGCTGGAAAAGGCTGAGTAATGCGACGTGTCAGGTCAATGCCGTCAGCCGCGGCAACCCCTTCAGTAAGGATGGCCACCATTTGTCGGCGGCATCGCCGAGGTGCACGGTGATACGCCGGGCGTGCACTGTCAGCGTGGCGGCCACCTTGAGCACCTGCTCGCGCATCCGCTTCAGGCTCCAGCCCTGCCGGGTCTGTCGTTCCAACAGGCAACGCAGCCCGTGTAGCACCTGATAAGCGCAGAGAGTCAGCAGCAGGTTTACCTCGTTGCGGGCCATGACGTCCTGGACGGTGGAGACACCGCGATCAGTCGAGGAGAGATGCATATCGAGCGACGACTTCACCTCGCCCATGTGGGCTTCGGCGCTGCCGCGCTTGCGATAAAGCGCCAGGACCTTTTCCGGCGGCCAGTCGAACTTGCCGAGATTGGTGACCAAAAAGAAGGCATGCAGCAGCAGATCATCGGGCCGCTCTTGTACCACCAGCACCACGCGCCGCGGCGCCGGCCAGGTACCGGCTTGGTACGCCAGGTCATGGCACCATTCCCGAGGTTGCTCGGGGGGCCGGCCGCGTGGCCGCTTCAGATGTGGCGCTGCCAGTGTCTGCAGGCCCGTATGACTGCGCAACCGGCCCAGATACTCGATGTCGCGATCTTCCAGCGCCTCAAGCGTGTCGTTGTCGGTGAAGCCGGCGTCGATGCGCACCTTGACCTTGGCCCCGGTGCTCTCGTTGAGTCGCCGCACCAGATGTGGGATCCAGGTATCGGCATTCTCGGCTGGGCCGGCGTTACCTTCACGCAGCAGGCCGCCCACCATGTCGCCGGTCTCTGCCAGCGAGGCCACCAAAGGCGAGTAGATTCTGGCCCCGTAAAGTCCATGAAACGCCGAACCGCCCTGGTGGCCGTGAACGTCGATCGGCAAGCCGTCGATGTCCAGCGTCAGATGCTCGGGGCGTTCGCCGCCGTTCAGCGAGGTCAGTCGCCAGACCGCCAGCCGCAGCAGGCCCTCATGCACGGTATCGATATTGTCGTCGCGGCCCAGGCACGTCAGCAGCCGCGACAGCGTCGCTTGAGATGGCCGGTCCTGAGCCAACGGCGTTGTCCCGCGGGCATCACTGCAGGCTAGCTGCCAGAGCGGGTCACGGCGAAGCGTATCGGTATCGCTGAGGTCGATCCAGCCCATCGAACGCTGCAGCACCAGGGTACGCAGCTGGCTGGCTAACGAGTGGCGGACGCGATCCGGGTCGCGGTGATCGACCAGATGGTCGTCCAGCGCATCGATCATGCCGCTGTTGTCGAGGGCTTCACGCAACAGCAAAGCACCGCTGTCGCTGGTGGTGCGATGGCCGCTGAGCTCGACGCGGATGGACCCGTTGCATGACGGGGTCCAGGGGGATAAGCTTTCACCCATGGCGAGTGGTCCTCTTGAATTGTGTTCGTTCAGGAACATCTTGATTCTACAAGAGAAACTGCTCGCCATCTTCTTTTCTGTCTCAGCCCGGTGAATTAGGCGGGCTGATGACAGCCCTGTCCATTGGACTTATAACGCCTCCTGTAGGCATTAATCTTTTTGTTGCTGCAAATATTACACGTTTACCACTTGGCAAAATATCTCTGGGAGTGCTTCCATTCCTCTTGATGTCACTTATTGGACTGTTATTAATTACTTATATTCCCAGCCTGACACTCTTTTGGATAGATGATTAACCCGCCTTATTCATCAGGACGCCGAACGAGCGTTTTACGTCCCGTGGTGACCGGGACCGACCGGCTTTTATGTCATACGGTCGCTGAGTAGCCGATTAGCACATAGCTTTATCGTATCAATGCCGTGATATTTATAACTGAAGTTCATTGGTTTCGAGTGACGGCGCAGCCGTGGTCGTCGGCCTCCATAGTGGCCGTTTTGTCTGCTGGAAAAGGCTGAGTAATGCGACGTGTCAGGTCAATGCCGTCAGCCGCGGCAACCCCTTCAGTAAGGATGGCCACCATTTGTCGGCGGCATCGCCGAGGTGCACGGTGATACGCCGGGCGTGCACTGTCAGCGTGGCGGCCACCTTGAGCACCTGCTCGCGCATCCGCTTCAGGCTCCAGCCCTGCCGGGTCTGTCGTTCCAACAGGCAACGCAGCCCGTGTAGCACCTGATAAGCGCAGAGAGTCAGCAGCAGGTTTACCTCGTTGCGGGCCATGACGTCCTGGACGGTGGAGACACCGCGATCAGTCGAGGAGAGATGCATATCGAGCGACGACTTCACCTCGCCCATGTGGGCTTCGGCGCTGCCGCGCTTGCGATAAAGCGCCAGGACCTTTTCCGGCGGCCAGTCGAACTTGCCGAGATTGGTGACCAAAAAGAAGGCATGCAGCAGCAGATCATCGGGCCGCTCTTGTACCACCAGCACCACGCGCCGCGGCGCCGGCCAGGTACCGGCTTGGTACGCCAGGTCATGGCACCATTCCCGAGGTTGCTCGGGGGGCCGGCCGCGTGGCCGCTTCAGATGTGGCGCTGCCAGTGTCTGCAGGCCCGTATGACTGCGCAACCGGCCCAGATACTCGATGTCGCGATCTTCCAGCGCCTCAAGCGTGTCGTTGTCGGTGAAGCCGGCGTCGATGCGCACCTTGACCTTGGCCCCGGTGCTCTCGTTGAGTCGCCGCACCAGATGTGGGATCCAGGTATCGGCATTCTCGGCTGGGCCGGCGTTACCTTCACGCAGCAGGCCGCCCACCATGTCGCCGGTCTCTGCCAGCGAGGCCACCAAAGGCGAGTAGATTCTGGCCCCGTAAAGTCCATGAAACGCCGAACCGCCCTGGTGGCCGTGAACGTCGATCGGCAAGCCGTCGATGTCCAGCGTCAGATGCTCGGGGCGTTCGCCGCCGTTCAGCGAGGTCAGTCGCCAGACCGCCAGCCGCAGCAGGCCCTCATGCACGGTATCGATATTGTCGTCGCGGCCCAGGCACGTCAGCAGCCGCGACAGCGTCGCTTGAGATGGCCGGTCCTGAGCCAACGGCGTTGTCCCGCGGGCATCACTGCAGGCTAGCTGCCAGAGCGGGTCACGGCGAAGCGTATCGGTATCGCTGAGGTCGATCCAGCCCATCGAACGCTGCAGCACCAGGGTACGCAGCTGGCTGGCTAACGAGTGGCGGACGCGATCCGGGTCGCGATGATCGACCAGATGGTCGTCCAGCGCATCGATCATGCCGCTGTTGTCGAGGGCTTCACGCAACAGCAAAGCACCGCTGTCGCTGGTGGTGCGATGGCCGCTGAGCTCGACGCGGATGGACCCGTTGCATGACGGGGTCCAGGGGGATAGGCTTTCACCCATGGCGAGTGGTCCTCTTGAGTCAAGTTCGGTTAGGAACATATTGATTCTACAAGAGAAACTGCTCGCCATCTTCTTTTCTGTCTCAGCCCGGTGAATAAGGCGGGCTAATGGCTTGGGCAGTGTATTACGTCTTTAGAGGTATAAGAAGTGGTGACGCTACCTCTTTGGGCAGAGCATCTAAACGCTGACGGTGGGAATTTTCATCAGCTTGGAGAGTTCGGCGCTGCGGCCGTCGAGCAGATCCGCCAGGGTATAGGCGTCGAGCACGCGCAAAAACGCATCAAGGGCTTCGGCAAGAATAGGCTGCAGCCGGCAGTGGGGGGTAATCACGCAGGCGTTGTCGTCACGAAAGCACTCCACCAGCGCCATTTCCTGTTCGGTATCGCGAATCACCGCGCCCAGGCTGATGCTATGCGGTGAGCGGTTGAGCAACAGCCCGCCGTGCTTGCCGCGTATGGCTTTCAGGTAGCCTTTTTGATTCAGCTCCTGAACAATTTTCATCAGGTGATTACGCGAAATATTGAACGTCTCGGCGATTTCGCTGATCGTCGAGCGCTGCTCACCCTTGGCCGCAAGGTACAGCAGCACGCGAACGGAGTAATCGGTAAAGCGCGTCAGGTGCATAAGACACCGCCTCAAAAAAGCGTTAAAAAGCGTTTCGTCATTATACGATGTTTGTCCGCGTTTTGCTTTTTTGCGGCACACTTTACTTAGTCATATTGTTTTGGAATAGCCGGCGGGGGCGCTGGCCGGCGTGTTTCAACGGAGCGTCGCGGTGAATTGTCGCGGTGAATTGCCGAAGAGCGAAAAGCTTGGTAATTTAAACATGCATTTAGAATGCATCTTATGAAGGCGACTGATAAAAG
This window encodes:
- a CDS encoding TRAP transporter large permease subunit, which produces MTALSIGLITPPVGINLFVAANITRLPLGKISLGVLPFLLMSLIGLLLITYIPSLTLFWIDD
- a CDS encoding RrF2 family transcriptional regulator, which codes for MHLTRFTDYSVRVLLYLAAKGEQRSTISEIAETFNISRNHLMKIVQELNQKGYLKAIRGKHGGLLLNRSPHSISLGAVIRDTEQEMALVECFRDDNACVITPHCRLQPILAEALDAFLRVLDAYTLADLLDGRSAELSKLMKIPTVSV
- a CDS encoding IS1380 family transposase; the protein is MFLTELDSRGPLAMGESLSPWTPSCNGSIRVELSGHRTTSDSGALLLREALDNSGMIDALDDHLVDHRDPDRVRHSLASQLRTLVLQRSMGWIDLSDTDTLRRDPLWQLACSDARGTTPLAQDRPSQATLSRLLTCLGRDDNIDTVHEGLLRLAVWRLTSLDGGERPEHLTLDIDGLPIDVHGHQGGSAFHGLYGARIYSPLVASLAETGDMVGGLLREGNAGPAENADTWIPHLVRRLNESTGAKVKVRIDAGFTDNDTLEALEDRDIEYLGRLRSHTGLQTLAAPHLKRPRGRPPEQPREWCHDLAYQAGTWPAPRRVVLVVQERPDDLLLHAFFLVTNLGKFNWPPEKVLALYRKRGSAEAHMGEVKSALDLHLSSTDRGVSTVQDVMARNEVNLLLTLCAYQVLHGLRCLLERQTRQGWSLKRMREQVLKVAATLTVHARRITVHLGDAADKWWPSLLKGLPRLTALT
- a CDS encoding isovaleryl-CoA dehydrogenase; translation: MKSSYSELNFGLGETLDILREQVNNFSATEIAPRAEDIDRANEFPADLWEKLGDMGLLGITVDEAYGGSGMGYMAHVIAVEEISRASASVGLSYGAHSNLCINQIHRNGTEEQKQAYLPKLVSGEHVGALAMSEPNAGSDVISMKLSAKDAGDHYVLNGNKMWITNGPDANVYVIYAKTDIHAGSKGITAFIVERGSEGFSQHQKLDKLGMRGSNTCELVFQDCKVPKENVLGGVGGGARVLMSGLDYERLVLSGGPLGIMQAAMDVVVPYIRERKQFDQPIGEFELVQGKVADMYTAMNTARSYVYMVAQSADRGETTRKDSAGAILYSAEMATKMALDAIQLLGGNGYINEYPTGRLLRDAKLYEIGAGTSEIRRMLIGRELFLNN
- a CDS encoding IS1380 family transposase, producing MFLNEHNSRGPLAMGESLSPWTPSCNGSIRVELSGHRTTSDSGALLLREALDNSGMIDALDDHLVDHRDPDRVRHSLASQLRTLVLQRSMGWIDLSDTDTLRRDPLWQLACSDARGTTPLAQDRPSQATLSRLLTCLGRDDNIDTVHEGLLRLAVWRLTSLNGGERPEHLTLDIDGLPIDVHGHQGGSAFHGLYGARIYSPLVASLAETGDMVGGLLREGNAGPAENADTWIPHLVRRLNESTGAKVKVRIDAGFTDNDTLEALEDRDIEYLGRLRSHTGLQTLAAPHLKRPRGRPPEQPREWCHDLAYQAGTWPAPRRVVLVVQERPDDLLLHAFFLVTNLGKFDWPPEKVLALYRKRGSAEAHMGEVKSSLDMHLSSTDRGVSTVQDVMARNEVNLLLTLCAYQVLHGLRCLLERQTRQGWSLKRMREQVLKVAATLTVHARRITVHLGDAADKWWPSLLKGLPRLTALT
- a CDS encoding IS30 family transposase; translation: MSYVELSIEERATIQVSRAQGMSLRHVARVLNRSPSTVCREIRRNRTSPGRYCARRAQKYRQSRRIPCRPWRKLPLGSERFDLVVHLLRQRLSPEQIAGKLKDMDIPSLRDAYVCRETIYSAIYALPVGQLRKELIHCLRQGKATRKPRRGDVDRRSQIPDMVSIHLRPPEVEKREMPGHWEGDLIKGKNNGSAVGTLVELSSGYLILAKMIDATATSAVEGFSAALNQMPRAARKSMTYDQGREMTRHAEITQNSGVAIYFCDPHSPWQRGSNENINGLIRQYLPKGTDLSGHSQEELDAIAFELNMRPRKRFDFRCPIEKMGELMAKYHEGPSSIQ
- a CDS encoding IS1380 family transposase: MFLTELDSRGPLAMGESLSPWTPSCNGSIRVELSGHRTTSDSGALLLREALDNSGMIDALDDHLVDHRDPDRVRHSLASQLRTLVLQRSMGWIDLSDTDTLRRDPLWQLACSDARGTTPLAQDRPSQATLSRLLTCLGRDDNIDTVHEGLLRLAVWRLTSLNGGERPEHLTLDIDGLPIDVHGHQGGSAFHGLYGARIYSPLVASLAETGDMVGGLLREGNAGPAENADTWIPHLVRRLNESTGAKVKVRIDAGFTDNDTLEALEDRDIEYLGRLRSHTGLQTLAAPHLKRPRGRPPEQPREWCHDLAYQAGTWPAPRRVVLVVQERPDDLLLHAFFLVTNLGKFDWPPEKVLALYRKRGSAEAHMGEVKSSLDMHLSSTDRGVSTVQDVMARNEVNLLLTLCAYQVLHGLRCLLERQTRQGWSLKRMREQVLKVAATLTVHARRITVHLGDAADKWWPSLLKGLPRLTALT
- a CDS encoding TRAP transporter large permease subunit, producing MRPFLEAFWGLLTPVVILGGIYGGLFTPTEAAIVATVYAMFTGFFIYRTLNLKSLFICVAASARSSSVVMLVVAFASLFGWVVVTDGLVSDYSGALLSVSGSDWVVVLVMMLILLLAGMFMDAITIMFITLPIFLPVVDSIGLDTTWFGVALIPPYSSGRRTSVLRPVVTGTDRLLCHTVAE